A segment of the Trichocoleus sp. FACHB-46 genome:
CTTGCCACCCTTGGCTGGGTCAGACCAATCACAAGCGAAGCCCTTGGTTTCAGCTACATACTGGTTCCAAGGCACAGGAGCTACGGCTTTGTCGGTAGAGGAGACAATCTCAAACAGACCATCGTCCCGCACCTCACCAATCCGCACCACTTTAGACAAGTGATGGTTGGCAGCCAAGCTGACCTGTCCTTGTGGAGCATCAAAGGTTTGGCCAACCGCAGCAACCCGTACCTTCTCCATGTCATCTGCTGTAGCGGCCTTCTCAACCGCTTGCTTCCAGATGTAAACCATGATGTATGCTGCTTCCATCGGGTCGTTGGTGACGCGATCGCTGCCATACTTGGCTTTGAACGCCTCTACAAACTTCTTGTTGGCAGGAGTGTCTACGGTTTGGAAATAGTTCCAAGCGGCATAATGACCCTTGAGATATTCCGGTCCGATCGCCTTGACTTCTTCTTCCGCAATACTGACGGACATAGAGGGATATTTATCTGGCCCCATCCCAGCGCCCTGCAACTGCTTGAAGAAGGCCACGTTGCTGTCTCCGTTCAGCGTGTTGTAGATCACGCCGCCGTTAGGTAAAGCTTGCTTGATTTTGGCAATGATCGGCGTGACTTCTGTACTGCCTAGAGGCAGGTAGTCTTCTCCGACAACCTTGGCACCTTTGGCTTCTAGCTGCGCTTTGATAATTGTGTTGGCGGTGCGAGGGAAAACATAGTCAGATCCCACCAAGAAGAATTCTTTGCCTTTGTTTTCCAGCAGCCAATCGACCGAGGGTTCAATCTGTTGGTTGGGAGCCGCTCCGGTGTAAAAAATGTTTTTGGAACATTCTTGCCCTTCATACTGCACTGGATACCAGAGCATATGATTCTTCTGCTCAAAGACAGGCAAAACTGCTTTGCGGCTGGCAGAGGTCCAGCAGCCAAAGATAGTCGCGACCTTATCTTGGTCAATTAGTTTAGTTGCTTTCTCAGCGAAGGTAGGCCAATCAGAAGCACCATCTTCGACGATCGCTTCAATTTGTTTGCCTAAAACACCACCTGCTTGATTAATTTCTGTGATCGCTAATTGTTCAGCATCTACCACGCTCTTTTCACTAATGGCCATGGTGCCGCTTAGCGAATGGAGAATCCCAACCTTGATGGTGTTGCCGCTACCAGCGGCGGCAGGGGATGCTGCTGTCGTAGGGGAAGCACTCTCGCCTGCTTGAGGGGTGGGATTGTTGGCGCAAGCTTTTAGCAGAATGCTAGTACCAAAAGTGGCTGAGCCGTAAATCAGAAACTTGCGCCGCCCAAACTGCCTTGCCATGTTGTTATTATTCTCCTCACTCAATCTGCTAACCGGTGTCGGAAGTTACATGATTAAAGTGAGATATTATGGCGGAGCTTCTGAGGCTAATTGTATTAGCTTATACAAAATTCCGATAGCAATAAATGTTCTTAGTCTCAAACCCTGAGCTTTGCGTGGGTTAAGTCAAAATAACCCCATGATTGAAAGTTCAAAGCGATCGCCAAACTCTACATACTTCTACATATTCTCTGTAATAAAATTAATCACCTGCTCTAACCCCGTCTGAGTTTTTAGATTGGTGAAAACAAATGGCTTCTGACCTCGCATTTTTGTGGCGTCTCGCTCCATGACGCCTAGGTCAGCCCCGACGAAGGGAGCCAAATCAATTTTGTTAATCACCAATAAATCTGATTTGGTGATTCCTGGTCCTCCCTTGCGAGGAATCTTGTCTCCTGCAGCCACATCGATTACGTAAATGGTGAGATCAACTAATTCGGGGCTGAAGGTAGACGCGAGATTATCACCCCCGCTCTCCACGAACAGTAAATCTAAGCTCTGGAAGCGCTGCTCTAGTTGAGCGATCGCGGCTAAGTTGATCGAGGCATCTTCGCGAATTGCGGTGTGAGGGCACCCTCCGGTTTCTACCCCAATGATGCGCTCTTGCTCCAATGCCTGATGCTTGACCAAAAACTGCGCATCTTCTTGGGTGTAAATGTCATTGGTGACTACCGCAATATTGTATTGCTGACGTAGAGCTTTACATAGCGTCTCTACCAAAGCAGTTTTGCCAGAGCCTACTGGACCTGCGATCCCAACCCGTAGTGTACTCATCTGGAATTCTCCTAGCCAGATTAAAATTATATTCTCTAGATAAATTAAATATTTGGTCTAAGTATTTTCTGTCGTTGCGAATTGTGACTGCACCCAGTCAGAAATGGCTGAAAAACTTCTGAGGAGCATTAAATTTTGCAGCACGAATTCTAATCTCAATCCTCCGGCATCAAAAATTTAAGATCAGGGCACATTTATGTGTATGAGAGCAAAATTTGGCCAATGTCGGTAACCGACCAAAACTTTAAGATAAGGTTAATTTGTATATTAGATAACCATATGTATCAGTACCCCATCAAAGTGCTGTTGGTTGAAGATGACGAGGACGACTACGTGCTCACGCGATCGCTCCTCTCAGAAATTGAGGGTGATAAGTTTACCCTGGAATGGGTCCAGACCTATGAAGCGGCGCTGACTGTGATGGGGCAGCATCGGCATAGTATTTATTTAATTGACTACCGCTTAGGGCTTCATGATGGCCTAGAGCTGTTGCAGGCGGCGATCGCTCAAGGTTGCCGCGCTCCCATTATCCTGCTCACCGGACAAGGTGATCAAGAAATTGATCTAGCGGCGATGCAAGCGGGTGCGGCGGACTATCTAGTTAAAGGTCGAATTGATGCTGCTTTATTAGAGCGAGCCATTCGTTACGCGATTGAACGGAAGCGCACCCTAGAAGCCCTCCGAGCCAGCGAGTCGCGTCTGGAAGGAATTTTAGCTTCCCTCGAAGATGTAGTTTGGTCGGTTTCGGCTACAACCTTTGAAACCATCTATATTAGTCCTGCGGCTGCCGCGCTCTACGGTCGTCCTGTAGCGGAGTTTTACCAAAATCCCCGGCTGTGGCTGGAAGTGGTGCATCCAGAGGATTTGGAGCAGGTCAAAGCCGCATCAGAGCATCTGCTCAAAGTGGGTTTCAAGAATTTAGAGTACCGAATTCTCCAGCCTACAGGCGGAGTGCGCTGGATTCATGACCGGGCGCATGTAGTCTACGACGGAGGCAGCCAAGGCGATCGCATTGATGGCATGGCCATTGACATTACCGAGGCCAAGCAAGCTGAAGCTTCCCTCAAGGCAATTGTCCGCGAAAACAGCCAGTTGGCTTCTGCGATCGCCAATATGACGATTGGGGTGGTGATTACAGACCCCAACCTGCCCGAAAACCCAATTATTTTTGCCAATCCCGGATTTACCAAGATGACGGGCTACACCCCTGAGGAAGTCTTGGGCCGTAATTGTCGGTTCTTGCAAGGCGCTGACACCAATCCAGTTCATGTCGATGAGATGCGGCATGCGATCGCGACCCATCGCTCCATTACGCAGGTGTTGCTGAACTATCGC
Coding sequences within it:
- the ureG gene encoding urease accessory protein UreG, coding for MSTLRVGIAGPVGSGKTALVETLCKALRQQYNIAVVTNDIYTQEDAQFLVKHQALEQERIIGVETGGCPHTAIREDASINLAAIAQLEQRFQSLDLLFVESGGDNLASTFSPELVDLTIYVIDVAAGDKIPRKGGPGITKSDLLVINKIDLAPFVGADLGVMERDATKMRGQKPFVFTNLKTQTGLEQVINFITENM
- the urtA gene encoding urea ABC transporter substrate-binding protein, which encodes MARQFGRRKFLIYGSATFGTSILLKACANNPTPQAGESASPTTAASPAAAGSGNTIKVGILHSLSGTMAISEKSVVDAEQLAITEINQAGGVLGKQIEAIVEDGASDWPTFAEKATKLIDQDKVATIFGCWTSASRKAVLPVFEQKNHMLWYPVQYEGQECSKNIFYTGAAPNQQIEPSVDWLLENKGKEFFLVGSDYVFPRTANTIIKAQLEAKGAKVVGEDYLPLGSTEVTPIIAKIKQALPNGGVIYNTLNGDSNVAFFKQLQGAGMGPDKYPSMSVSIAEEEVKAIGPEYLKGHYAAWNYFQTVDTPANKKFVEAFKAKYGSDRVTNDPMEAAYIMVYIWKQAVEKAATADDMEKVRVAAVGQTFDAPQGQVSLAANHHLSKVVRIGEVRDDGLFEIVSSTDKAVAPVPWNQYVAETKGFACDWSDPAKGGKYKTT